The Amycolatopsis sp. NBC_01480 genome segment GGACGAGGTCGAGCACGAGGCCCTTCTGGTCGAGCCGTCCGTGCGTGTGCTGACCGAGGCCGTAGAGCCGCTCGCCTTCGTAGGCGCTGAATCGCTGCTCCAGCCGGCCGTAGCCGTTACCGGCCGAGACGAACTGGCGCGCGCCCGGCCACCAGAAATGGGCCCGCTGCTCGGAAAGGAGCTCGGCGCCGGTGTCGGTGCGCACGAAACGGACGAGCGGATCGACGCCGGTGTCGGTCTCCAGCAACTCCACCATCGCGGTGAGGGACCCGTTGGTGACGCTCGCGCTGTCGGCGTTGACGACGGCTCCGGCCGGGCTGGGCTTCTGCGGGATCAGCGCCCCGGGCACGTCGTCGAGGATGGTGTGCTGCCCGGCCCGGACACGGAGGCTGTCCGGACCCCAGGGCTCGATGCGCAGTACTTCCTGGCGAACGGTCACCTCTACGGTGCGGCCGTCCTCGCTGAGGGTGATCATCTGTTGTGCTCCAGGATGTCAGTGGGGGATCAGTCTTTGACGGCACCGCTGGTGAGGCCCGCGACGACGTAGCGCTGGGCGATGACCAGGAGGATCGCCGCGGGAACGGACGCGAGAGTGGCGGTGGCCATGATCCCGTTCCAGTCCGCGGACTGGTTGCCGAGGAACCGGTAGATGCCGACGGTCACCGGCGCGAAGCCCTGCCCGGTGGTCAGGGTGATCGCGAAGAGGAAGTCGGCCCACGCGAACAGGAACGAGAACAAACCGGCGGTGACCATCGCGTTCCGGCTGACCGGCACGATGATCGACACGAACGTCCGCCAGTGGCCGGCACCGTCCACTCGCGCCGCTTCGGAGAGATCCCGGGGGATCGAGATCATGAACGCCCGCAGCAGCAGGATCGCGAACGGGATCGTGGCCGTGGAGTCCGCGAGGACGAGCCCGAAGTAGCTGTCGACGAGCCCGAGGTTGGAGAACACCGTGTAGAGCGCGTTGGCCATCACGATGCCGGGAATCATCTGCACGATCAGCAGCACGAACAGGATCAGCGGCCCGCCTCGGACCCTGAGCTGCGCCAGGGCGTACGACGCGGGCATCGCGATCGCGAGCGACACCACGACCGTGCCGAGCGACACGATCAGGCTCGACCCCAGGTGGCCGAGCTGGGTGGTGAGCGCGGTGCGGTAGCCGTCGAGGGTGCCGTGCAGCGGGAACAGGTCCGGTGCGGGTTTGAGCAGTGCGCCGCTGGGCTGTAGTGAGGCGTTGACCATCCAGTACAGCGGGAACAGCAGCACCACCACGATCACCACGCCGATCGCGGTGCGGGCCCGGCTGCTTCCGGTGCGCGTGCTCATGAGGCCGTCTCCGCCAGTGAGGCCCGCGCCGAGCGCAGGTAGACCAGGCCGAAGACCGTCGCGAGGACGATCAGGATGTTGCCGACCGCGGCGCCCTGGCCGAAGGCGAAGTCGTGGAACGAAAGCCCGTACGACATCGTGGTGAGCGTCTGTGTGGCGTTGGCCGGCCCGCCGCCGGTGACGACCATGATCACGTCGAACACCTTGATCGTGTAGACCAGCCCGAGCATGAGCACGATGCCGGTCACCGGCCGCAGCAGCGGCCAGGTCACGTGCCGGAAGCGCTGCCAGGCGTTCGCACCGTCGAGAGCCGCGGCCTCGTAGAGGTTTTCGGGGATGGCCCGCAGGCCGCCGTGCAGGATCACCAGGTTGAACGGCACCCCGATCCAGATGTTGGTGAGGATGACCGCGGGCAGCGCCCAGCCGGTGCTGGTGAGCCACGGCGCCGGCCCGCTGGCCAGGTGTACCGCGCGCAGTGCGGCGTTGATGATCCCGTGGTCCTGGTCGAGCATCCACCGCCACACCGCGCCGCTGACCACCAAGGGCAGCAGCCACGGCAGCAGGAGCAGTGAGCGCAGCGTCGCGCTGCCGAGGAAACGGCCGTTGAAGAACATCGCCAGCCCGAGCCCGATCGCGAACTGGAACACGATGGACCCGACGGTGAACAGCACGGTGTTCAGGACCGCGGTGCCGAACACCGGGTTGCGGAACACGGCCGCGTAGTTGTCCAGCCCGACGAACGGCGCCTGCCCGGTGTAGAACGAGCGGACGGTGTAGTTCTGGGTGCTCATCACGAGGTTGCTGATGAGCGGGTACCCGAAGAACACCAGCACGTAGAGCAGCGCGGGGAGCAGGAAGGCCAGGCCCGTCAGCCGCGACGGGGCGCTCCGTCGCGGCCGGGCGGGGGCGGGGGGCCGGCCGGCCGGCCTGGTCGCGGTCAACGTCATGATCCGCCGGCCTGCTGGGCGGTCTGCAGGGCCTGCGCCGGGGACTTCTGGCCGGTGATCGCGGATTGGATCGCGGTCGCCAGCGCTTCGGAGACCTTCGGGTACTTCTCCCCGAGGTCGGCCGTGCGGGACTTCGCGGTGCCGACCTCGTCGATGAAGGGCTGCATCTCCGGGTCCTGCTTCCCGAACTCGGCGGCGACGGCCGCCTTGGACGGGACGTAGGCGTGTGCCTTGCTCCACTCGAGCATGGTCGGGTCGGACAGGATGCAGGACAGGACCTTTCCGGCGGCCTTCTGCGTGCCGTCGCCGGTGGCCGGGATGGCGCCGACCTCGCCGCCGAGCGCGACCGTGGGCTTACCGCCGGCCTGTGGGGCGGGGATCGGGACGACGCCGTAGTGCAGCGACTTCTCGGCGTCGAGCCGGGCCAGGTTCCACGAACCGTTGATCATCATGGCCGCGTTGCCGGCGACGAACTGGTCCGCGACGTCGTTCTGGCTCCAGTTCAGCACGGACTTCGACGCCGCTCCACCCGACACGAGGTCGCTGACATACTGCAGTGCCTGGACGGCCGGTGGAGAGTCCACATGGGACAGATCGCCGCCGTTGCTCCAGAAGAACGGCAGGAACTGCCAGGTGCCCTCCTCGGACGGGATCGCCGAGAACGCGAGGCCGTACTTGCCGTTCGCGCTCAGCTTCGCGGCCGCGGCCTTGAGATCGTCCCAGGTCTTCGGCGGCTCGATCCCAGCCGCGGACAGCAGGTCCTTGTTGTAGATCAGGGCGAGTCCGTTGACGCCGGGCGCCAGGCCGTACACCTTGTCCTGGTAGGTGCCGGCCTTGATGATGCCGGGGTAGTAGCCGTCCGTGGAGATGCCGTAGTCGGTCAACGGCGTCAGCGCGCCGGTGCCGGCGATCTGCTGCAGGGTCGGGTTGTCGGTGAAGAGCAGATCGGGCAGCGTCTTGGAACCGGCGCCCTGCAGGATCTTCGGCAGCATCTGCGCGGTGGGGATGCTCTGGCGCGCGATTTTGACGCCGGTCTGCTGCGCGCAGGTGTCGAGGATCTTCTGCCACGCCGCCGTTCCCTGCGCGTCCGCGTAGTAGTCGAGTTCCGTGATCGAGGTCGCGGCGGAGGCCGGACCGGTCCCGCCGGAGCCGGGCGCGGGACTGGGGGAGCACGCCGCCGCGAGCAGGACCGTGGTGGTCACGCCGATCCCGGTCATCACCCGCCCGCGGGCGCGGGGGAGCCGCTTGTTCTTGGACATGGCCTTTCCTCCTGTGTTCGGGCGAAGCTCAGTTCGGGGGCGCGGCGCTGCTGGACCGCTGGGTCAGCTGCGGGGACAGCAGCCGGACCTCCCCGGCGACCTGGCCGCCCAGGTGCCGGATGGTCATCTCGACCGCCAGCTCCCCGACTTCGGCCGCGGGAATGGCGACCGTGGTCAGGGAGACGGCGTGGTTTTCGGCCATGCTCTCGGGACAGATCGCGACCACCGAGAGGTCTTCGGGCACCCGGCGGCCGCGATGGCGCAGATCGGAGAGCAACGCCGGGAGCACGGCCTCGTTGTGCACGACGAGGCCGGTGATGCCGGGGTCTCCGGCGAACAGCTCGTCGAGGCAGGAGCTGACCGCTTCGTAGGAATGCGCGCAGGAGTGCGACGTGGCGCTCACTCGCCGCGCCTGTGCCGCTTCGGTGAAGCCGCGCAGGAACCGGCCGGCGTAGCTGGTGCGGCGCTGATAGACCGCGGGGGAAGGCCCGACCAGCGCGATCGACCGGTGGCCGAGGTCGGCGAGGTGGTTCACGCATCGCGCGCCGGCGGCGGCGAAGTCGAGGTCGACGCACGTGAGGCCGGCCGGCTCGTCCGGTGCGCCGATGAGGACGACTGGGCGGTCCAGCGCGAGCAGCATCGGCACCCGGGGATCGTCGGCTTCGACGTCCATCACGATGAGCGCGTCGGCGATGGCGGACGACGCGACCCGTTGCAGCGCGGCCGGCCCCTCGTCCTTGGTCAGCAGGAGCAGGTCGTAGTCGTGGGCGCGGGCGGCGGTGACCACCGAGGCCACGAACTGCATGACGACCGCGACGTTCAGGTCGGTGCGCAGCGGCACGACCAGCGCCAGGACATTGGTCTTGCTGCTGGCGAGCGCCCGGGCGCCGGCATGGGGGTGGTAGCCGAGCTTGCGGATGCTCTGTTCGACCAGGCGCCGGGTCTCCGGGGAGATCGACCGTTTGCCGCTGATCACGTACGAGACGGTGCTGGGGGCCACGCCGGCGGCGTTCGCGACGTCGGTGATGGTCACCACGGCGGGCCTCCTCGCTCGCGTCGAAGCGCATCGATGATGGAGAAGCTAAGTGACATGTCGGCGAAACACAAGACCGAAAACCTGCTTGCGCGTATTCGATTCGAATTCGCCGTCGAACGCCGATTGTCGAATTCATCGAATGGCCTGATAGGGGCTATTGTCGGCAGAGGTTCGCAGGTCAGATGCTTGAACCCGACTGATGTCCGTTATCGATCAAGGTCGGTGATCTGCTGGTTGACCAGCTCGTAATCCGGCTGCAATAGTCCTTGCCGCGGTATCGGCGACGGCGTCGAAGCGCTTCGACAACGCGACATCCTTGGAGGCGGTTCACATGCGCAGATCTGCTGCCTGGCGAACGCGGTGCGCACGCGGGGTGATCGCCGCGCTGGCCGCGCTGCTGGCCCTGCCCGTGGCGGCGGGCACCGCGCCGGCCGCCCCGCTGCCGTTTCGCGACCCGAGCCTGCCGCTGAGCGAACGGATCTCGGACCTGCTCTCCCGGCTCACCCTGCCCGAAGAGATTTCGCTGACCCACCAGTACGAACCGGCCATCCCGCGGCTCGGCATCGCGATGTTCAAAACCGGCACCGAAGCGCTGCACGGCGTCGCCTGGTCGACCGACTACAACAACCAGGGCGCCGTCGATTACGCCAACGGCACAGTGTTTCCGCAGGCCATCGGCCTGGGCAGTACCTGGGACCCGGCGCTGATCAGGCAGGTCGGCACCGCCGTCGGACAGGAAGCCCGCGGGTTCAACGCCGAAAACCCTGCCGTCTGGGGCCTGAACCTCTGGGCGCCGGTGGTCAACCTGCTGCGTGACCCGCGCTGGGGCCGCAACGAGGAGGGCTACTCGGAGGACCCGTACCTGACCGGGCAGATCTCCACCGCCTACGGCAAAGGCATCCAGGGCGACGACCCGCACTACCTGCAGGCCGCCCCCACCCTCAAGCACTACCTCGCCTACAACAACGAGACCGACCGCACGATCAGCAACTCCTCGGTCCCGCCGAAGATCCTGCACGACTACGACCAGCAGGCGTTCGAACCGGCGCTGCGGGCCGGCGCCGCGAACGCCGTCATGCCTTCGTACAACCTGGTCAACGGCCGGCCCGACACCGTCAGTTCGGACCTCAACACCGTCGTGCGCAAGTGGGCCCCGCAGGACATCGCCGTCGTGACCGACGCCGGCGCGCCCTCGAACCTGACCGGTTCCGAGGCCTACTACCAGACCGCCGCCCAGGCCGCCGCCGCCCAGCTCAACGCCGGGGTCGACAGCTTCACCGACAACAACACGGACGGCTCGATCACCAACGCGGCCGTGCAGGCCGCGCTCGATCAGGGGCTGTTGACGAAAGCCACCCTCGACAGGGCCGTCGGGCACTTGCTCTCGCTCCGCTTCCGTCTCGGCGAGTTCGACCCGCCGGGCCGCAATCCCTACGGGCACATCACCCCCGCGGTGATCAACTCGCCCGCCCATCAGGCACTCGCGCGCCGAGCCGCCGACGAGCAGGCCGTGCTGCTGCGCAACGACAACAACGCGCTGCCGCTCGACGCGTCGACGGACAAGAAGGTCGCCGTCGTCGGCCCGCTGTCCAACACTCTCTACACCGACTGGTACAGCGGCTCGCTGCCCTACGGAGTCACCCCCCTGCAAGGCATCCAGCAGCGACTCGGCTCCAACGGAACCGTGGCGTCGGCCGAGGGCGTCGACCAGATCGCGCTGAAGAACCTCGCGACCGGCAAGTACCTGACGGCGTCGACCGCCGCGGCCGGTGCCCCTCTCATGCAGGGTGGCACGACCGCGGGCAGGAACGAGACCCTCGACGACTACGACTGGGGCAACGGGATCTCCACCCTCAAGACCGAGTCCAACGGCAAGTTCCTCTCCCTCGACGGCCGGAACCTGAGCAACAACGCCGTGCAGCCCAACGGCTGGTACGTCGACCAGCAGCTCAAGCTCGACCAGCAGCCCGACGGCAGCTACGTGCTGGAGTTCGCGGGCAACGAAGTCAGCGAGTCGTGGTTCGGCCCCGACAAGTTCGCCGTGGTCGACGCGGCGGGCAACCTGTCCATCGCCTCCCCGGACGCCGCCCACGCGACGCACTTCGCCCGCGAGGTCAGGACCAGCGGCGTCGACAGCGCGGTGGCCGCGGCCACCGGCGCCGACACCGCGGTCGTCGTGGTCGGCAGCATGCCGTTCATCAACGGCCGCGAAGCCGACGACCGCACGAACACCGACCTCGCCGCCGCCCAAAAGGAACTCGTCGAGGCCGTGCAGAAGGTCAACAAGCACACCATCGTCGTGGTGGAGAACAGCTACCCGACCTCCGGCTGGGACAAGGAGTCCGCGCCCGGCATCCTCTGGACCACCCACGCCGGGCAGGAAACCGGGCATGCCGTCGCCGATGTGCTCTTCGGCGACTACAACCCCAGCGGACGGCTGACCCAGACCTGGTACGCCGACGCTTCGAAACTGCCGAGCATCAACGACTACGACATCGCCAAGACCGGCATGACCTATCAGTACTACCAGGGCAAACCGCTCTACCCGTTCGGCTATGGCCTGAGCTACACCTCGTTCGGTTACCACGACATCCGGGTCGACCGGCGGGCCGTGACCGCGGACGGCAAGGTGACCGTGAGCGTGGCCGTCACCAATACCGGCGCACGGGCGGGCTCGGACGTCGTGCAGCTCTACTCGAGCTTGCGCACGTCCCGAGCGCAGCAGCCCCTCAAGGAACTCCGCGCGTTCCAGAAGGTCACCCTCGCCCCGCACCAGACGAAAACCGTCACGCTGCAGGTCAACGCCGCGGATCTGGCGAACTACGAGCCCAGCCTGGCCAGGGACGTGGTGGAGACCGGGCTGTACGACTTCTCCGTCGGCAGCTCCGCGACCGACCTCAAGCCAGCCGGCCCGGTGTTCGTGGCCGGCCGGGAGGTCGGACCGCGCGACCTGAGCAAGCTGACACTGGCCGAGAACTTCGACGACTACCAGGGCGTCACGCTGACCGACCAGAGCAAGACCTCCGGCACCTCGGCAGCGGTGTCGGCCGGGAGCTGGCTGAAGTTCTCGAACGCCGACTTGTCCCAGTGTGGCAGCAAGATCACGGTTTCGGCGTCCAAAGCGGACACCGGCACCACCGGCATCACCGTGCGGCTGGACAACCCCACGAGTGGCCGGATACTCGGCACCGTCCCGGTTTCCGGCACCGGCACCAGGTACGCCTACGCCGATTTTTCCGCCGCAGCGGGCAAGGTAACCGGAACACACGACGTCTACCTGGTGACCGATGGCACGGCGAACATTCACTCGTTCCAGTTGACGCAGTAGCGGTACACGGAAAGGAATGGGAAATGAAAAACTCGATACGCGTGGTCGTCGCCGCGGCGGCGGTGCTGGTCACGGCGGCGTTGACGGCGCAGGCAGCGTTCGCCGCGACCTGGT includes the following:
- a CDS encoding carbohydrate ABC transporter permease is translated as MSTRTGSSRARTAIGVVIVVVLLFPLYWMVNASLQPSGALLKPAPDLFPLHGTLDGYRTALTTQLGHLGSSLIVSLGTVVVSLAIAMPASYALAQLRVRGGPLILFVLLIVQMIPGIVMANALYTVFSNLGLVDSYFGLVLADSTATIPFAILLLRAFMISIPRDLSEAARVDGAGHWRTFVSIIVPVSRNAMVTAGLFSFLFAWADFLFAITLTTGQGFAPVTVGIYRFLGNQSADWNGIMATATLASVPAAILLVIAQRYVVAGLTSGAVKD
- a CDS encoding carbohydrate ABC transporter permease, producing the protein MTLTATRPAGRPPAPARPRRSAPSRLTGLAFLLPALLYVLVFFGYPLISNLVMSTQNYTVRSFYTGQAPFVGLDNYAAVFRNPVFGTAVLNTVLFTVGSIVFQFAIGLGLAMFFNGRFLGSATLRSLLLLPWLLPLVVSGAVWRWMLDQDHGIINAALRAVHLASGPAPWLTSTGWALPAVILTNIWIGVPFNLVILHGGLRAIPENLYEAAALDGANAWQRFRHVTWPLLRPVTGIVLMLGLVYTIKVFDVIMVVTGGGPANATQTLTTMSYGLSFHDFAFGQGAAVGNILIVLATVFGLVYLRSARASLAETAS
- a CDS encoding sugar ABC transporter substrate-binding protein, whose protein sequence is MTGIGVTTTVLLAAACSPSPAPGSGGTGPASAATSITELDYYADAQGTAAWQKILDTCAQQTGVKIARQSIPTAQMLPKILQGAGSKTLPDLLFTDNPTLQQIAGTGALTPLTDYGISTDGYYPGIIKAGTYQDKVYGLAPGVNGLALIYNKDLLSAAGIEPPKTWDDLKAAAAKLSANGKYGLAFSAIPSEEGTWQFLPFFWSNGGDLSHVDSPPAVQALQYVSDLVSGGAASKSVLNWSQNDVADQFVAGNAAMMINGSWNLARLDAEKSLHYGVVPIPAPQAGGKPTVALGGEVGAIPATGDGTQKAAGKVLSCILSDPTMLEWSKAHAYVPSKAAVAAEFGKQDPEMQPFIDEVGTAKSRTADLGEKYPKVSEALATAIQSAITGQKSPAQALQTAQQAGGS
- a CDS encoding LacI family DNA-binding transcriptional regulator, whose product is MVTITDVANAAGVAPSTVSYVISGKRSISPETRRLVEQSIRKLGYHPHAGARALASSKTNVLALVVPLRTDLNVAVVMQFVASVVTAARAHDYDLLLLTKDEGPAALQRVASSAIADALIVMDVEADDPRVPMLLALDRPVVLIGAPDEPAGLTCVDLDFAAAGARCVNHLADLGHRSIALVGPSPAVYQRRTSYAGRFLRGFTEAAQARRVSATSHSCAHSYEAVSSCLDELFAGDPGITGLVVHNEAVLPALLSDLRHRGRRVPEDLSVVAICPESMAENHAVSLTTVAIPAAEVGELAVEMTIRHLGGQVAGEVRLLSPQLTQRSSSAAPPN
- a CDS encoding glycoside hydrolase family 3 C-terminal domain-containing protein, giving the protein MRRSAAWRTRCARGVIAALAALLALPVAAGTAPAAPLPFRDPSLPLSERISDLLSRLTLPEEISLTHQYEPAIPRLGIAMFKTGTEALHGVAWSTDYNNQGAVDYANGTVFPQAIGLGSTWDPALIRQVGTAVGQEARGFNAENPAVWGLNLWAPVVNLLRDPRWGRNEEGYSEDPYLTGQISTAYGKGIQGDDPHYLQAAPTLKHYLAYNNETDRTISNSSVPPKILHDYDQQAFEPALRAGAANAVMPSYNLVNGRPDTVSSDLNTVVRKWAPQDIAVVTDAGAPSNLTGSEAYYQTAAQAAAAQLNAGVDSFTDNNTDGSITNAAVQAALDQGLLTKATLDRAVGHLLSLRFRLGEFDPPGRNPYGHITPAVINSPAHQALARRAADEQAVLLRNDNNALPLDASTDKKVAVVGPLSNTLYTDWYSGSLPYGVTPLQGIQQRLGSNGTVASAEGVDQIALKNLATGKYLTASTAAAGAPLMQGGTTAGRNETLDDYDWGNGISTLKTESNGKFLSLDGRNLSNNAVQPNGWYVDQQLKLDQQPDGSYVLEFAGNEVSESWFGPDKFAVVDAAGNLSIASPDAAHATHFAREVRTSGVDSAVAAATGADTAVVVVGSMPFINGREADDRTNTDLAAAQKELVEAVQKVNKHTIVVVENSYPTSGWDKESAPGILWTTHAGQETGHAVADVLFGDYNPSGRLTQTWYADASKLPSINDYDIAKTGMTYQYYQGKPLYPFGYGLSYTSFGYHDIRVDRRAVTADGKVTVSVAVTNTGARAGSDVVQLYSSLRTSRAQQPLKELRAFQKVTLAPHQTKTVTLQVNAADLANYEPSLARDVVETGLYDFSVGSSATDLKPAGPVFVAGREVGPRDLSKLTLAENFDDYQGVTLTDQSKTSGTSAAVSAGSWLKFSNADLSQCGSKITVSASKADTGTTGITVRLDNPTSGRILGTVPVSGTGTRYAYADFSAAAGKVTGTHDVYLVTDGTANIHSFQLTQ